A single window of Colletotrichum higginsianum IMI 349063 chromosome 8, whole genome shotgun sequence DNA harbors:
- a CDS encoding General alpha-glucoside permease: protein MLGALASSVSLLGLALADPFSIAFAGVFNIDSDHQGLRTTLFQIFAFAWIWLLSVSVQPLQAASRAIVVESCPDHQQAQAAAWVGRATAGSNVVGYALGALPFADLLYTRRWKSFQLLYLFEMYVKVEDERPGVLRSLRHPEAMEDSRRYASLGVFCFAVVSLLANLAFPFLARSRNYDLMADPHHVANNKLKRSHDASLLTFWAFGHLAFAASTLATFFAQTSTQGFILISSLGIPWALTNWIPHAIVGREVTKRDGSAAILTGVHNSFISAPQILSALICSIMLAVNKKFVDGNGVVLLLRMSGFLSLVAASLTLRLRYVVQYGERAV from the exons ATGCTTGGAGCTCTTGCATCAAGCGTGTCGCTTCTCGGTCTAGCGCTAGCCGACCCCTTCTCTATCGCCTTTGCTGGCGTCTTTAACATAGACTCCGACCACCAAGGCCTGCGAACTACCCTTTTCCAGATATTCGCTTTTGCATGGATCTGGTTGCTGAGCGTATCAGTGCAGCCCTTGCAAGCCGCCAGTCGGGCCATTGTCGTGGAGTCTTGCCCAGACCATCAGCAGGCACAGGCTGCTGCTTGGGTAGGAAGAGCTACCGCGGGCAGCAACGTCGTAGGATACGCACTCGGTGCACTTCCGTTCGCCGATCTTCTTTATACAAGACGTTGGAAATCGTTCCAGCTATT ATACCTTTTTGAGATGTATGTcaaggtcgaagacgagcGGCCGGGTGTTCTTAGGTCTTTACGACATCCCGAAGCTATGGAGGATAGTCGGCGCTATGCATCTCTTGGGGTCTTCTGTTTTGCCGTCGTTTCTCTTCTGGCCAACCTTGCCTTTCCGTTTCTTGCTCGCAGCCGGAACTACGATCTCATGGCAGACCCCCACCATGTCGCTAACAACAAACTGAAGAGATCACACGACGCATCCTTACTGACGTTTTGGGCCTTCGGTCACCTTGCGTTTGCGGCATCTACGCTGGCCACCTTTTTTGCACAAACCAGTACTCAAGGGTTCATTCTGATTTCGTCTCTCGGAATTCCATGGGCACTGACGAACTGGATACCGCACGCAATCGTAGGTAGAGAGGTGACGAAGAGGGATGGTAGTGCTGCCATCTTAACGGGAGTCCATAACTCGTTCATTTCCGCCCCTCAAATACTGTCAGCTCTCATTTGCTCGATCATGCTGGCTGTAAATAAGAAATTTGTGGACGGAAATGGGGTGGTGCTTTTGCTGCGCATGAGCGGGTTTCTGTCTCTGGTGGCGGCCAGCCTTACCCTGCGCTTGAGATACGTAGTACAGTACGGAGAACGAGCCGTGTGA
- a CDS encoding C2H2 type zinc finger protein yields MCDPASHCSRCCCWRSCRHSMTEEHGYDWSPAINYRFQSLTSSVGHPFDPPYFLNFADLTSQAMDVSRHCPRTKSWLWDLDASRVYCQNSLWDLGKDSPTANSNVGVGSRFDPCDLIPFASQNQSIQGVQSEATFLEAGARPEIDFSLSSFMDDSRTFPLESSGTQDFHTESHLATSFLAGLDVAGEIDAFSPNGSFASGTLPVAPEDDRLGSTIDIASRTSLAEESMMLGLDPADELGWGLPFDQRVSSEDQPIRISPAYTSASDYVFENPACENTKGARRLSFTSGELQYPMGCSFPGCSSKVLFVRRCDLAKHYRQHSKRFFCRIAGCQMSEASSKSAKNSRMSVGFSLKKDRLRHEQKHNPAILCVHCDRIFSREDNLRDHVKRRHRASSD; encoded by the exons ATGTGCGACCCAGCATCTCATTGCTCccgatgttgctgctggcgcTCCTGTCGCCATTCGATGACAGAGGAACATGGCTATGATTGGTCACCGGCGATCAACTACAGATTTCAGTCTCTAACCTCATCTGTTGGACATCCTTTCGACCCTCCTTATTTCCTGAACTTTGCAGACCTCACAAGCCAAGCTATGGACGTCTCGCGTCATTGTCCTCGCACAAAGTCATGGCTATGGGATCTAGACGCGTCCCGCGTATACTGCCAGAACTCACTTTGG GATCTCGGGAAGGATTCACCTACCGCAAATTCcaacgtcggcgtcggttCGAGGTTTGATCCCTGCGACCTGATACCGTTTGCCAGCCAAAACCAATCCATTCAAGGTGTGCAGAGTGAGGCGACGTTCCTCGAAGCAGGTGCCAGACCAGAAATAGACTTCTCGCTCAGCAGTTTCATGGATGATTCAAGGACATTTCCTCTGGAGTCCAGCGGAACGCAAGACTTTCATACCGAATCTCATCTTGCAACTTCCTTTCTTGCGGGCCTGGACGTCGCTGGGGAGATCGATGCGTTTAGTCCCAACGGCTCCTTCGCCAGCGGTACACTACCAGTGGCTCCAGAAGATGATAGGCTCGGCTCAACTATAGATATTGCATCACGAACATCCCTCGCAGAGGAGTCAATGATGTTAGGGTTGGATCCGGCGGATGAACTGGGATGGGGGTTGCCATTTGATCAGCGCGTATCCTCCGAGGACCAACCTATCCGAATCTCCCCAGCATACACATCTGCCTCCGATTACGTTTTCGAAAATCCAGCGTGTGAAAATACGAAAGGGGCTCGCCGGCTGTCATTTACGAGCGGCGAACTCCAATACCCTATGGGTTGCTCATTCCCGGGCTGCTCGTCAAAAGTTTTATTCGTTCGACGCTGCGATCTTGCGAAGCATTACAGACAGCATAGTAAACGATTCTTTTGCCGAATAGCAGGATGTCAGATGTCTGAAGCGTCCTCCAAAAGCGCTAAAAACAGCAGAATGTCGGTAGGGTTTTCTTTGAAGAAGGATAGGCTTAGGCATGAGCAAAAACACAACCCGGCGATACTCTGTGTGCACTGCGACAGGATCTTCAGCCGAGAGGACAATCTTCGAGATCATGTAAAGAGGCGTCATCGTGCTTCTTCAGACTAG